In Leifsonia sp. ZF2019, a genomic segment contains:
- the mmsB gene encoding multiple monosaccharide ABC transporter permease, producing the protein MTTQISEKKKSGGIRDLGKMFGSGQSTGRQFGILGALVVIVVFFQIVTGGKTLDPVNLINLVNQNAYVLVLAIGMVMVIIAGHIDLSVGSVAAVVGIVVAQAMTQWHMPWPLAIILGLVIGAVIGAWQGWWVAYVGVPAFIVTLAGMLIFRGLNQFIGNANTIPVPDGFTFIGGGFLPEWGPDTGFNNSTLLLGLIVVVAIVLLEVRTRHNQTKMGSEKAPLWVSVFKVLVLGAVVVYFTFLFASGRVGTSFPVAGVILGVLIIVYSFVTRSTIFGRHIYAVGGNWHAAELSGVKIKRINFFVMMNMSVLAALAGMIAVARSVSSGPQDGLGWELDAIAAVFIGGAAVSGGIGTVAGSIVGGLVIAVLNNGLQLLGVTSDKVQIIKGLVLLIAVGIDVYSKRRGGPSLIGRMFGGGKKQEANAVGADQPAVVPADDSAEASSRSLTN; encoded by the coding sequence ATGACCACACAGATTTCCGAGAAGAAGAAGTCCGGGGGTATCCGCGACCTCGGCAAGATGTTCGGCAGCGGCCAGTCCACCGGGCGCCAGTTCGGCATCCTGGGCGCGCTCGTCGTCATCGTGGTGTTCTTCCAGATCGTCACGGGCGGCAAGACGCTCGACCCGGTGAACCTCATCAACCTGGTCAACCAGAACGCCTACGTGCTGGTCCTCGCGATCGGCATGGTTATGGTGATCATCGCGGGGCACATCGACCTGTCGGTCGGATCCGTCGCGGCCGTCGTCGGCATCGTGGTCGCCCAGGCGATGACGCAATGGCACATGCCGTGGCCCCTCGCCATCATCCTCGGGCTCGTGATCGGCGCCGTGATCGGCGCCTGGCAGGGCTGGTGGGTCGCCTACGTCGGCGTCCCGGCGTTCATCGTGACGCTGGCGGGCATGCTCATCTTCCGCGGCCTCAACCAGTTCATCGGCAACGCGAACACGATCCCGGTGCCGGACGGCTTCACCTTCATCGGCGGCGGCTTCCTCCCCGAGTGGGGCCCCGACACGGGCTTCAACAACTCGACGCTGCTGCTCGGCCTGATCGTGGTCGTCGCGATCGTGCTGCTCGAGGTCCGCACGCGCCACAACCAGACCAAGATGGGCTCCGAGAAGGCGCCGCTCTGGGTGAGCGTGTTCAAGGTCCTGGTCCTGGGCGCAGTCGTCGTGTACTTCACCTTCCTGTTCGCGAGCGGCCGCGTCGGCACCTCCTTCCCGGTCGCCGGTGTCATCCTCGGCGTCCTGATCATCGTGTACTCGTTCGTCACCCGCAGCACGATCTTCGGCCGTCACATCTACGCGGTCGGCGGCAACTGGCACGCGGCGGAGCTCTCGGGCGTGAAGATCAAGCGCATCAACTTCTTCGTCATGATGAACATGTCGGTGCTCGCCGCGCTTGCGGGCATGATCGCCGTGGCCCGCTCGGTCTCCTCCGGCCCGCAGGACGGTCTCGGCTGGGAGCTCGACGCCATCGCGGCCGTCTTCATCGGTGGCGCGGCCGTCTCTGGCGGCATCGGCACCGTCGCCGGCTCCATCGTCGGTGGTCTGGTCATCGCGGTCCTCAACAACGGCCTCCAGCTGCTGGGAGTCACGAGCGACAAGGTGCAGATCATCAAGGGGCTCGTCCTGCTCATCGCGGTCGGCATCGATGTCTACTCGAAGCGTCGCGGCGGCCCCTCGCTGATCGGCCGGATGTTCGGCGGCGGCAAGAAGCAGGAGGCCAACGCCGTGGGCGCCGACCAGCCCGCCGTGGTCCCCGCGGACGACTCCGCCGAGGCCTCGTCCCGTTCACTGACGAACTGA
- the mmsA gene encoding multiple monosaccharide ABC transporter ATP-binding protein has product MSSNAVILEMRAITKEFPGVKALEDVSLTVKADEIHAICGENGAGKSTLMKVLSGVYPYGTYSGDIVYQGEVMRFKDIKSSEQQGIVIIHQELALIPELSITENIFLGNEPGRGGVINWNEAKSRAVELLARVGLSDDPDTQIKNIGVGKQQLVEIAKALNKSVKLLILDEPTAALNEAESAHLLDLILGLKSKGISSIIISHKLNEIERVADEITIIRDGRSIETLNVKADGVDEDRIIRGMVGRTLESRFPEHTPKIGEVFFEVRDWVVQHPQVPDRLVVKNSSFTVRRGEIVGFAGLMGAGRTELAMSVFGRSYGNFISGEIYKDGRQIQVRNVSEAIANGMAYVSEDRKVLGLNLIDDIKQSIVAAKLTKIAKHGVVDDLKEYAVAEEYRKSLRIKTPDVDRGVSTLSGGNQQKVVLARWMFTDPDLLILDEPTRGIDVGAKYEIYGIIQQLAAQGKGVIVISSELPELLGISDRIYTIFEGQITNEFPIAEATPEALLKSMTSAKKRVTA; this is encoded by the coding sequence ATGTCGTCGAACGCAGTCATCCTCGAGATGCGCGCGATCACCAAGGAGTTCCCCGGTGTCAAGGCGCTGGAGGATGTGTCCCTGACCGTCAAGGCCGATGAGATCCACGCGATCTGCGGCGAGAACGGTGCGGGCAAGTCCACTCTCATGAAGGTCCTCTCGGGCGTGTACCCGTACGGGACCTACTCGGGCGACATCGTCTACCAGGGCGAGGTCATGCGGTTCAAGGACATCAAGTCCAGCGAGCAGCAGGGCATCGTGATCATCCACCAGGAGCTCGCCCTCATCCCGGAGCTCTCGATCACCGAGAACATCTTCCTGGGCAACGAGCCCGGTCGCGGCGGCGTCATCAACTGGAACGAGGCCAAGTCCCGCGCCGTCGAGCTCCTCGCGCGCGTCGGCCTCTCCGACGACCCGGACACGCAGATCAAGAACATCGGCGTCGGCAAGCAGCAGCTGGTCGAGATCGCGAAGGCGCTCAACAAGTCGGTGAAGCTGCTCATCCTCGACGAGCCCACCGCCGCGCTGAACGAGGCCGAGTCGGCCCACCTGCTCGACCTCATCCTGGGCCTGAAGAGCAAGGGCATCAGCTCCATCATCATCAGCCACAAGCTCAACGAGATCGAGCGCGTGGCCGACGAGATCACGATCATCCGCGACGGCCGCAGCATCGAGACGCTCAACGTCAAGGCCGACGGCGTGGACGAGGACCGCATCATCCGCGGGATGGTCGGGCGCACGCTCGAGAGCCGCTTCCCGGAGCACACGCCGAAGATCGGCGAGGTCTTCTTCGAGGTGCGCGACTGGGTCGTCCAGCACCCGCAGGTGCCGGACCGCCTGGTCGTCAAGAACTCCAGCTTCACCGTCCGCCGCGGCGAGATCGTCGGCTTCGCCGGCCTCATGGGCGCCGGCCGCACCGAGCTCGCGATGAGCGTCTTCGGCCGCTCCTACGGCAACTTCATCTCCGGTGAGATCTACAAGGACGGCCGGCAGATCCAGGTGCGCAACGTCTCCGAGGCGATCGCGAACGGCATGGCCTACGTCAGCGAGGACCGCAAGGTGCTCGGCCTCAACCTCATCGACGACATCAAGCAGTCGATCGTCGCGGCCAAGCTGACCAAGATCGCGAAGCACGGCGTCGTCGACGACCTGAAGGAGTACGCGGTCGCCGAGGAGTACCGCAAGAGCCTGCGCATCAAGACGCCGGACGTCGACCGCGGGGTCAGCACGCTCTCGGGCGGCAACCAGCAGAAGGTCGTCCTGGCCAGGTGGATGTTCACCGACCCGGACCTCCTCATCCTCGACGAGCCGACCCGCGGCATCGACGTCGGCGCCAAGTACGAGATCTACGGCATCATCCAGCAGCTGGCCGCGCAGGGGAAGGGCGTCATCGTCATCTCCTCGGAGCTCCCCGAGCTCCTCGGCATCTCCGACCGGATCTACACGATCTTCGAAGGTCAGATCACGAACGAGTTCCCGATCGCGGAAGCGACCCCCGAAGCGCTCCTGAAGAGCATGACATCCGCCAAGAAGAGGGTGACGGCATAA
- a CDS encoding NADPH:quinone reductase — protein sequence MQAVTYSSTGDSDVLVLGEREEPHAGPGQVRVRIHVSGVNPTDWKSRRGGGDPAPLARPQVPNQDGAGVVDEVGEGVTRLRAGDRVWVWDAAYQRPDGTAQELVVLPERQVVPLPDEVGFDVGASLGIPALTAHRALTSYEHAPAELAPGSLAGRTVLVAGGAGAVGHAAIQLAVWAGATVVSTVSSHEKAELARAAGAHHVVDYTDPDAAQAIGALAPRGVDIVVEVNPAANAELDVRVAATGATIAIYADTPGESEVSVPVRPSMSKNLRWQFVLTYTTAASVKDAAVRAVSAAVADGALPVGAEHGLPLTRYPLAETAAAHDAVEGGIVGKVLIDLV from the coding sequence ATGCAGGCTGTCACGTACTCCTCCACCGGCGACTCCGACGTGCTCGTGCTCGGCGAGCGGGAGGAACCGCACGCCGGTCCCGGTCAGGTGCGCGTGCGCATCCACGTCTCCGGGGTCAATCCGACGGACTGGAAGTCGCGTCGCGGCGGCGGGGATCCCGCACCGCTCGCGCGCCCACAGGTGCCGAACCAGGACGGCGCGGGCGTCGTCGACGAGGTCGGGGAGGGAGTGACCCGCCTCCGCGCGGGCGATCGGGTGTGGGTGTGGGATGCGGCCTATCAGCGCCCCGACGGCACCGCGCAGGAGCTCGTGGTGCTTCCCGAACGGCAGGTCGTCCCGCTGCCCGACGAGGTCGGGTTCGACGTCGGGGCGAGCCTCGGCATCCCGGCGCTGACCGCCCACCGCGCGCTGACATCGTACGAGCACGCGCCGGCCGAACTCGCTCCCGGCAGCCTGGCGGGCCGGACAGTGCTCGTCGCGGGCGGCGCCGGGGCCGTCGGCCACGCGGCCATCCAGCTGGCCGTCTGGGCCGGGGCGACCGTCGTCTCGACCGTGAGCAGCCACGAGAAGGCGGAGCTCGCGCGGGCGGCGGGCGCGCATCATGTCGTCGACTACACCGATCCCGACGCCGCGCAGGCCATCGGGGCGCTGGCCCCGCGCGGCGTCGACATCGTGGTGGAGGTCAACCCCGCGGCGAATGCCGAACTCGACGTGCGGGTCGCCGCGACCGGCGCCACCATCGCGATCTACGCGGACACCCCGGGCGAGTCCGAGGTGAGCGTGCCGGTCCGGCCCAGCATGTCGAAGAACCTGCGCTGGCAGTTCGTGCTCACGTACACGACCGCCGCGTCGGTGAAGGATGCCGCGGTGCGCGCGGTGTCGGCCGCGGTCGCGGACGGCGCCCTGCCCGTGGGGGCCGAGCACGGCCTCCCGCTCACGCGATACCCCCTCGCGGAGACCGCCGCCGCCCACGACGCCGTCGAGGGCGGCATCGTGGGCAAGGTGCTCATCGACCTGGTGTGA
- a CDS encoding GntR family transcriptional regulator: MPRDTETPTRPVAIRSDRRLLRNDVFELLLERILDGSLEPGARLKDSDLTSWLQVSRTPVREAIARLSAVGLVETAPNRFTIVAPLSPVDVVDAIAVLRRLYPDAVRQSLPALDADADLEVGLLAGRLERDDDQNAVEVFLRVMHVVLASLRNAVLAETVVAVHLRVLRHLRLEPGAASVLPRQRVLAFAAALRAHDPRSVRMVEQVLDDADVAVGARALSLR, translated from the coding sequence ATGCCCCGCGACACCGAGACACCCACCCGCCCGGTCGCCATCCGATCCGATCGCCGGCTTCTGCGCAACGACGTCTTCGAGCTGCTGCTCGAACGCATCCTCGACGGTTCGCTCGAGCCGGGCGCGCGGCTCAAGGATTCCGACCTGACCTCCTGGCTGCAGGTCTCCCGCACGCCGGTGCGCGAGGCGATCGCGCGCCTCTCGGCGGTCGGCCTGGTCGAGACGGCGCCGAACCGGTTCACGATCGTCGCGCCGCTCTCGCCCGTGGACGTCGTCGACGCGATCGCCGTGCTCCGCCGGCTCTACCCCGACGCGGTGCGGCAGTCCCTTCCCGCTCTCGACGCCGACGCGGATCTGGAAGTCGGCCTGCTCGCCGGCCGTCTGGAACGCGACGACGACCAGAACGCGGTCGAGGTGTTCCTGCGCGTGATGCACGTGGTGCTCGCCTCGCTGCGCAACGCGGTGCTCGCCGAGACGGTGGTCGCCGTGCACCTGCGCGTACTGCGCCATCTGCGACTGGAGCCCGGTGCGGCGAGCGTGCTCCCGCGCCAGCGGGTCCTCGCGTTCGCGGCGGCGTTGCGGGCGCACGATCCTCGGTCCGTGCGCATGGTGGAGCAGGTGCTGGACGATGCGGACGTCGCCGTGGGCGCCCGCGCCCTCAGCTTGCGCTGA
- a CDS encoding AzlC family ABC transporter permease, translating into MADDRSPEVRSAARSGWAVGLATAAYGISFGALATASGLDVWQACVLSLLMFSGGSQFALIGVLASGGAAAGGTAIASAALLGVRNSFYALRLSRIIGHGFWRRSAAVQLTIDESTAVATAQTEPRAQRTGFWVTGLVVYVGWNLMTLAGALLGNLIGDVRAYGLDAAAAAAFLGLLWPRLKARQTQAVAVAAAFVATLLTPFLMPGLPVLAAALVAIVVGALNLFGARDDPPHPEAIPMEREVEP; encoded by the coding sequence ATGGCCGACGACCGTTCCCCCGAGGTCCGCAGCGCCGCGCGCTCGGGCTGGGCCGTGGGGCTCGCGACGGCGGCCTACGGGATCTCGTTCGGCGCACTGGCGACCGCGTCGGGACTGGACGTCTGGCAGGCGTGCGTTCTCAGCCTGCTGATGTTCAGCGGGGGCTCGCAGTTCGCGCTGATCGGAGTGCTCGCCTCGGGCGGTGCGGCCGCCGGCGGCACCGCGATCGCGAGCGCCGCGCTGCTGGGGGTGCGCAACTCGTTCTACGCCCTGCGGCTCTCGCGCATCATCGGTCATGGGTTCTGGCGGAGGTCGGCGGCCGTGCAGCTGACGATCGACGAGTCGACGGCCGTCGCGACCGCTCAGACCGAACCCCGCGCGCAGCGGACGGGCTTCTGGGTCACCGGGCTCGTGGTCTACGTCGGCTGGAACCTCATGACCCTGGCCGGCGCCCTGCTGGGCAACCTCATCGGCGACGTGCGCGCCTACGGTCTCGACGCCGCGGCGGCGGCCGCCTTCCTCGGGCTGCTGTGGCCCCGCCTCAAGGCCCGCCAGACGCAAGCGGTGGCCGTCGCCGCCGCGTTCGTCGCGACCCTGCTGACACCGTTCCTGATGCCGGGGCTCCCGGTGCTCGCGGCCGCGCTCGTCGCCATCGTGGTCGGAGCGCTCAACCTGTTCGGCGCGCGCGACGATCCGCCGCATCCGGAGGCCATCCCGATGGAGCGGGAGGTGGAGCCGTGA
- a CDS encoding substrate-binding domain-containing protein encodes MRKFALATVAVAAAAALALTGCSSRDGSSGSSTAAGFPKDSTIGVALPTKTSENWVLAGGLFEKDLKDAGFKADVQYAGGSGVSDQQSQIQSMITNGAKVIIIGAVDGGQLAAQAKAAHDAGAVVIAYDRLILNTKDVDYYVAYDNEKVGELQGQALLDGMKAKYPDKKTYNIELFSGSPDDANSKVFFDGAMKILQPKIDDGTLKVVSGQTDIKQTATQGWLPANAQTRMDTLLAANYASTELDGVLSPNDTLARAIITSVKGAGKPVPIVTGQDSEAESVKSIMAGEQYSTINKDTRNLVKQAVAMVSSLQKGDKPEINDPTSYNNGAKVVPAYLLKPVIVTKENAAEAYANDPTLEPLTK; translated from the coding sequence ATGCGCAAATTCGCACTCGCGACAGTGGCTGTCGCAGCTGCCGCCGCGCTCGCCCTCACGGGCTGCTCGAGCCGTGACGGCTCGTCCGGCTCGTCGACCGCGGCCGGCTTCCCCAAGGACTCGACCATCGGAGTCGCCCTCCCGACCAAGACGTCGGAGAACTGGGTGCTCGCCGGTGGCCTGTTCGAGAAGGACCTCAAGGACGCCGGCTTCAAGGCCGACGTGCAGTACGCCGGCGGCTCCGGCGTCTCCGACCAGCAGTCGCAGATCCAGTCGATGATCACCAACGGCGCCAAGGTCATCATCATCGGCGCCGTCGACGGCGGCCAGCTCGCCGCGCAGGCCAAGGCGGCCCACGACGCGGGCGCCGTGGTCATCGCGTACGACCGCCTCATCCTCAACACGAAGGACGTCGACTACTACGTTGCGTACGACAACGAGAAGGTCGGCGAGCTGCAGGGCCAGGCCCTCCTCGACGGCATGAAGGCCAAGTACCCGGACAAGAAGACCTACAACATCGAGCTCTTCTCCGGTTCGCCGGACGACGCCAACTCGAAGGTCTTCTTCGACGGCGCCATGAAGATCCTCCAGCCGAAGATCGATGACGGCACGCTGAAGGTCGTCTCCGGCCAGACCGACATCAAGCAGACCGCCACTCAGGGCTGGCTGCCGGCCAACGCGCAGACCCGCATGGACACCCTCCTCGCGGCCAACTACGCGTCGACCGAGCTCGACGGCGTCCTCTCCCCGAACGACACCCTCGCCCGCGCCATCATCACCTCGGTGAAGGGCGCAGGCAAGCCGGTGCCGATCGTCACCGGTCAGGACTCGGAGGCCGAGTCGGTCAAGTCGATCATGGCCGGCGAGCAGTACTCGACCATCAACAAGGACACCCGCAACCTGGTGAAGCAGGCCGTCGCGATGGTCTCGTCCCTCCAGAAGGGCGACAAGCCGGAGATCAACGACCCGACGTCCTACAACAACGGCGCGAAGGTCGTCCCGGCCTACCTGCTGAAGCCGGTCATCGTGACCAAGGAGAACGCGGCGGAGGCGTACGCCAACGACCCGACCCTGGAGCCGCTGACCAAGTAG
- a CDS encoding copper resistance protein CopC, with protein sequence MMRRALAAAAGLAAALALAVLPAVAASAHDYLVSSDPAADATVTAPLSTVTLTFNDRVLDLAGDGSSTLLTVTGPDAATRHFETGCATVADRNVSAPVALGAAGSYTVTYQIVSADGHTVSNSYTFAYQPPAGTPEAAGSETTGCGAATAPATATPAASDPGSPEPTAGGSEPLVTASTPQPTQAANDSGLGLVIGIAIAIVVLAIAGVVIVVLTARRRPPAAAGTPSGPEQGDAPRKDDAGKDDAGKDDAAGS encoded by the coding sequence ATGATGCGTCGTGCCCTCGCGGCGGCGGCCGGCCTGGCCGCCGCCCTCGCCCTCGCCGTGCTGCCCGCTGTCGCCGCGTCCGCCCACGACTACCTGGTGAGCAGCGACCCGGCGGCCGATGCGACGGTCACCGCCCCGCTGAGCACGGTGACGCTGACGTTCAACGATCGCGTGCTCGACCTGGCGGGCGACGGCTCCAGCACCCTGCTGACCGTCACCGGCCCCGACGCGGCGACGCGCCACTTCGAAACGGGATGCGCGACCGTCGCCGACCGCAACGTCAGCGCGCCCGTCGCGCTCGGAGCAGCCGGCTCGTACACGGTCACGTATCAGATCGTCTCGGCGGACGGCCACACCGTCTCGAACTCGTACACGTTCGCCTACCAGCCGCCGGCGGGCACTCCGGAGGCGGCCGGCAGCGAGACCACCGGCTGCGGGGCGGCGACCGCTCCCGCCACCGCGACGCCCGCGGCGTCCGACCCGGGCTCGCCCGAGCCGACGGCGGGAGGCTCGGAGCCGCTCGTGACGGCCTCCACGCCGCAGCCGACGCAGGCCGCGAACGACTCCGGGCTCGGCCTGGTGATCGGCATCGCGATCGCGATCGTCGTGCTGGCGATCGCGGGCGTGGTCATCGTCGTCCTGACCGCCCGGCGCAGGCCGCCGGCGGCAGCGGGCACCCCTTCGGGCCCCGAGCAGGGGGACGCCCCGAGGAAGGACGACGCCGGGAAGGACGACGCCGGGAAGGACGACGCCGCAGGGAGCTGA
- a CDS encoding TetR/AcrR family transcriptional regulator: MSETPIDEGAAKRTGGRSAAVIHNVRTAVEDLVKEKGSERVTVPMIAERAGVNPTSIYRRWGDLPTLINDIATYRLEPDRPIPRADSLRDDLAGWARELVAHYRKPVNAALLRGGASSAGERQSDCLRNRRTEAGMLLERHPESSLTVDEIIDIVIAPIIYRVIFLPWTLDDTTADGLVGRLFR; this comes from the coding sequence ATGTCCGAAACACCGATCGACGAGGGCGCCGCCAAGCGCACGGGGGGCCGCAGCGCCGCGGTCATCCACAACGTGCGCACCGCGGTCGAGGACCTCGTCAAGGAGAAAGGGAGCGAGCGCGTCACGGTGCCGATGATCGCCGAGCGCGCCGGCGTCAACCCGACCAGCATCTACCGCCGCTGGGGCGACCTCCCCACCCTCATCAACGACATCGCGACCTATCGGCTCGAACCCGACCGGCCGATCCCACGGGCGGACAGCCTGCGGGACGACCTCGCCGGCTGGGCCCGCGAACTCGTCGCCCACTACCGCAAGCCGGTCAACGCCGCACTCCTGCGCGGCGGGGCGTCGAGCGCCGGCGAACGCCAGTCCGACTGCCTCCGCAACCGGCGCACCGAGGCCGGGATGCTGCTCGAACGGCACCCCGAATCCAGCCTCACCGTCGACGAGATCATCGACATCGTCATCGCACCGATCATCTACCGGGTCATCTTCCTGCCGTGGACGCTCGACGACACGACGGCCGACGGGCTCGTCGGGCGCCTGTTCCGCTAG
- a CDS encoding MFS transporter gives MTTADEICPTGATAALHVAPRPARRSLRLRPVAAFAGTALAFVAVALAVGAPSPLFVLYEQEWGFAPWLLTVAFAIYAVTLLITLLVAGSLSDHIGRRPVLIGALALQIVAMLMFLFATDIGWIIAARAVQGVATGAAMSTFTAALVELAPEKHKKLGATIGSTAPVGGIALGAFFTGLAVQFTSAPTTLVFVALAVLFAAGVVVVAASPETVERRPGALRSLVPRLVIPRAARGEFVGAIPLFLATWMLAGLFIGLSPSILHGVFHLDSGLLNGAIVAVPPAVGAAAGLLLTRAPARFSTQWGMVAIVVGVVLAGIGIAAAVLPLLFAGATVAGAGFGAGFSAMLRILAPLAPNDKRAELFAGIFLISYLAYGVPALVAGELIASVGLLPTVLGYAVAIGAAAVVALIVQTLRARRLTPGR, from the coding sequence ATGACCACAGCCGACGAGATCTGCCCGACCGGCGCCACCGCGGCGCTGCACGTCGCTCCGCGACCCGCCCGTCGCTCCCTGCGGCTGCGTCCGGTCGCCGCCTTCGCCGGAACGGCACTCGCCTTCGTCGCGGTGGCCCTCGCGGTCGGCGCGCCGAGCCCGCTCTTCGTGCTCTACGAGCAGGAGTGGGGCTTCGCCCCGTGGCTGCTCACGGTCGCATTCGCGATCTACGCCGTGACGCTCCTCATCACTCTGCTCGTCGCCGGGTCGCTCTCCGACCACATCGGCCGGCGACCGGTGCTGATCGGAGCGCTGGCCCTGCAGATCGTCGCGATGCTGATGTTCCTGTTCGCGACCGACATCGGCTGGATCATCGCCGCGCGGGCCGTGCAGGGCGTCGCGACCGGTGCCGCCATGAGCACCTTCACCGCCGCCCTCGTCGAACTGGCGCCCGAGAAGCACAAGAAGCTCGGCGCGACCATCGGAAGCACCGCACCGGTGGGCGGGATCGCCCTCGGTGCGTTCTTCACAGGCCTCGCGGTGCAGTTCACGAGCGCGCCGACCACGCTCGTCTTCGTCGCCCTCGCCGTGCTCTTCGCGGCCGGCGTCGTGGTCGTCGCTGCATCGCCGGAGACCGTGGAGCGGCGACCCGGAGCGCTCCGCTCGCTGGTGCCCCGGCTGGTGATCCCTCGGGCCGCCCGTGGCGAGTTCGTCGGTGCGATCCCGCTCTTCCTCGCGACCTGGATGCTGGCCGGACTGTTCATCGGGCTGTCGCCGTCCATCCTCCACGGCGTCTTCCACCTCGACAGCGGGCTGCTCAACGGCGCGATCGTCGCGGTGCCTCCGGCCGTGGGCGCCGCAGCCGGCCTCCTCCTGACCCGTGCGCCCGCCCGGTTCAGCACGCAGTGGGGGATGGTGGCGATCGTCGTCGGCGTCGTCCTCGCCGGGATCGGCATCGCCGCCGCGGTCCTCCCGCTTCTGTTCGCCGGTGCGACCGTGGCCGGTGCGGGTTTCGGCGCCGGGTTCTCGGCGATGCTGCGCATCCTGGCCCCGCTCGCTCCGAACGACAAGCGGGCCGAGCTCTTCGCCGGCATCTTCCTGATCAGCTACCTCGCCTACGGCGTGCCCGCACTCGTCGCCGGAGAGCTGATCGCCTCCGTGGGGCTGCTGCCGACCGTCCTCGGCTACGCGGTGGCGATCGGGGCCGCGGCCGTCGTCGCGCTGATCGTGCAGACGCTGCGCGCCCGGCGGCTCACACCAGGTCGATGA
- a CDS encoding MarP family serine protease encodes MEIVVDVVLLVLGVLAVVAGYTNGAIRAAGSLVGLGCGIALGLFLAPTVVGWGVSYGWTGVTQRSIVAGVVILVCAGVVYAIAGGIAALLGKVLRRGPIRWLDSLIGAVLGLATWAVVVWLVAGFAMSTSLATVVQAADSSRVVAALNGIAPLPASTVLGAMDDALASAGLPKVFEGDESIKTISAPDPSVPADVTRSEQSVVTVLASKPACGVDSEGSGWVVQRGRVVTNAHVVAGASSIVVRESGSGTLDRATLVAFDPSRDLAVLDVTGLGAPALDIGQDLASGAQAYAVGYPGNGPFTVSPQRVRDQLTARGTDIYQSGSVEREIYSLRGTIRPGNSGGPLLDSSGDVVGVVFARSTVDPDTGYALTLSELRPVLSSVGSAPISSGACSAG; translated from the coding sequence GTGGAGATCGTGGTCGACGTCGTGCTGCTGGTGCTCGGCGTGCTGGCCGTGGTCGCCGGCTACACCAACGGCGCCATCCGCGCCGCCGGTTCGCTCGTCGGTCTCGGCTGCGGCATCGCGCTCGGCCTGTTCCTGGCACCGACCGTCGTCGGCTGGGGCGTCTCCTACGGCTGGACCGGAGTCACCCAGCGCTCGATCGTCGCCGGCGTCGTCATCCTCGTGTGCGCCGGTGTGGTCTACGCCATCGCCGGCGGGATCGCCGCACTGCTCGGCAAGGTGCTGCGCCGCGGCCCGATCCGCTGGCTCGACTCCCTGATCGGCGCGGTCCTCGGCCTCGCGACCTGGGCCGTCGTGGTGTGGCTCGTCGCCGGCTTCGCCATGTCGACCAGCCTGGCGACCGTGGTGCAGGCGGCCGACTCCTCCCGCGTCGTCGCCGCACTCAACGGGATCGCCCCGCTGCCCGCCTCGACCGTGCTGGGCGCGATGGACGATGCGCTCGCCAGTGCCGGCTTACCCAAGGTCTTCGAGGGCGACGAGTCGATCAAGACGATCTCGGCTCCCGACCCGTCGGTTCCGGCCGACGTCACGAGGTCGGAGCAGTCCGTCGTCACCGTTCTCGCCTCCAAGCCCGCCTGCGGCGTCGACTCCGAGGGCAGCGGCTGGGTGGTGCAGCGCGGGCGCGTGGTGACCAATGCGCACGTGGTCGCGGGCGCATCCTCGATCGTGGTCCGCGAGTCCGGCAGCGGCACCCTCGATCGGGCGACCCTGGTGGCCTTCGACCCGTCGCGCGACCTCGCGGTGCTCGATGTGACCGGCCTCGGTGCGCCCGCGCTCGACATCGGGCAGGACCTCGCGTCGGGTGCGCAGGCCTACGCGGTCGGCTACCCCGGGAACGGCCCCTTCACGGTGAGCCCGCAGCGCGTGCGTGACCAGCTCACGGCGCGCGGCACCGACATCTATCAGAGCGGCTCCGTCGAGCGCGAGATCTACTCGCTGCGCGGCACCATCCGGCCGGGCAACTCGGGCGGGCCGCTCCTCGACTCGTCGGGGGATGTCGTCGGCGTGGTCTTCGCCCGCTCCACCGTCGACCCGGACACCGGATACGCGCTCACCCTGTCCGAGCTGCGCCCCGTGCTCTCCTCGGTCGGGAGCGCCCCGATCAGCTCGGGGGCGTGCTCCGCGGGCTGA
- a CDS encoding AzlD domain-containing protein: MTTWNIILLGSIAVLALKAVGWLVPPKALDHPTVARISDLLTAALLAALIAVQTFGAGQSLELDARLPALAIAAGLYALRVPFIVVVPAAAVVAALIRLLP; this comes from the coding sequence GTGACGACCTGGAACATCATCCTGCTGGGCTCCATCGCCGTGCTCGCCCTCAAGGCGGTCGGCTGGCTGGTGCCGCCGAAGGCGCTCGACCATCCCACCGTCGCCCGGATCAGCGACCTGCTCACGGCCGCCCTGCTCGCCGCCCTGATCGCGGTTCAGACCTTCGGGGCCGGGCAGTCGCTGGAGCTGGACGCGCGCCTCCCCGCCCTGGCGATCGCCGCCGGGCTCTACGCGCTCCGGGTGCCGTTCATCGTGGTGGTGCCGGCGGCCGCGGTGGTGGCGGCACTCATCCGGCTCCTCCCCTGA